In Ciona intestinalis chromosome 7, KH, whole genome shotgun sequence, the genomic window CACTTATATACCGTTCTAATACAATAGACAATATTCAAAGCTAATACAATTTTCTTTACTAAACCGAGAAACGTCAATAGTGTAAACCATTTCGTTATATAAATGCTACTAAACACGTGTATATGATTGTTTACAGTTCATATAGAGGGCAATAAAACAGTGGCTGCATTACTGAAACGGCTTTTTCTTCCCTTCAAGGACAATGATCATGCGTTCAACACTACCGCCAGCAATCTTGGTAAGAAGTGCATTAATATGACTTTAAGCTATCATAACAACAATGTAAAGTTAGCATACCCATAAGaacgaaaaaaattaaactaaacacaTTTTCGAGTgagtttgattttatttatcttatacAGAATATACTGACAATTATAATTTCAGGCTGTCTGCCTGTCGCCAGACAATTACCCAACAGCGACATCTACTGGATAGTCGGAATGTACGGAGTGCTTCTCCTGACGACGCTAGGTGACGCATACGCGCTACGTTTACGCCACGTGGTCGCCTCCGTTGCTTACAGAAGACGCGAGAAAAAACGAATCATTTTTCTGTACAGTGACGTCATGAGGCGTAGGAAAAACCATCTGTACCACGTCAGGATGACTGTGCAGAAATTGGCCCAAAATTTTAGACTGAGAGTAAGTACAATATAacgcaataaaaaaaactattttttcccAACACTTCTTACTTTAAAGCAACGACACTCGATTCTTACCGCTATGCGCATAAGAAGCGAAACTGTCGACAAAATATTCGCCGTTCTCGGAATCGGTTCTTCCCGGTGCCTTATCTGCGAAGTGAAAGAAACCAAATCGTCACCGTTGGTTAAATGCGACGACGTTAAATGTCACATGATGTACTGTACAGTATGTTGGGGTGAAGTCGGGGTAAGTGAAGCATTTGTTTAAGGCGTGGATATAATTTGGTAATACGTAACACAGGAGTGTTGTTGGGCGTGTAAGAACTACAGACCACAAGACGAAACTTTACAAGATATAGATGATAACACGGGAAATATGGCAATGTTACGTGACCAGAGTATGGAATAAAGGAGGGATTCTGTTGCAAAAGAAAGAGGTTGTTCGTTGAGGCACGCCAGGGGACCTGAGATTTTGACCT contains:
- the LOC113474351 gene encoding E3 ubiquitin-protein ligase DCST1-like; translation: MLTLFGQFLFTVVLLMFDYVIYAVLDLIRRHAKVDVTVQARHKLEVHIEGNKTVAALLKRLFLPFKDNDHAFNTTASNLGCLPVARQLPNSDIYWIVGMYGVLLLTTLGDAYALRLRHVVASVAYRRREKKRIIFLYSDVMRRRKNHLYHVRMTVQKLAQNFRLRQRHSILTAMRIRSETVDKIFAVLGIGSSRCLICEVKETKSSPLVKCDDVKCHMMYCTVCWGEVGECCWACKNYRPQDETLQDIDDNTGNMAMLRDQSME